One Thalassotalea atypica DNA window includes the following coding sequences:
- a CDS encoding arginase family protein encodes MTKPNSDFFQKLANCLCPPGNGVFTVNTAKERKEALHSALYGKTDGIETLWKESINNISAQDKAVILGIASDCGGGILRGANWGPLFLRSSLLKQYPELKAFDLGDIRVIPHLLHDKYLNDATLANCRRALYQDEQSNYPVSPLSITEDVLHDFYAQYPDKGIFGIGGDHSISYPLTKAYLQAKKANGKRTAIIHFDAHTDLLKERLGIDLCFGSWCTHILEDLHENHHLIQVGIRSSGKPKSHWEGTFGVKQHWAHEIKEKGVDAVIESIKAQLAPENIDELYVSFDIDALDEEFASATGTPEPNGLSPEEAMKILKALADNYPITGADMMEIAPFTDSSGRGAVSATSTLNAASEISAFLLNQMNKN; translated from the coding sequence ATGACAAAGCCAAATTCTGATTTTTTTCAAAAACTTGCAAATTGTTTATGCCCTCCTGGCAACGGCGTGTTTACCGTCAATACCGCTAAGGAAAGAAAGGAAGCTTTGCACTCAGCGCTTTATGGTAAAACAGATGGCATTGAAACGTTGTGGAAAGAATCAATCAATAATATTTCAGCGCAAGATAAAGCCGTTATTCTAGGTATTGCCTCTGATTGTGGTGGTGGTATTTTACGTGGAGCAAACTGGGGACCACTATTTTTGCGCTCTTCACTTTTAAAACAATATCCCGAACTAAAAGCCTTCGATTTAGGCGATATCCGCGTTATTCCACATTTACTGCATGATAAATACTTAAATGATGCAACACTGGCCAATTGCCGTCGCGCGTTATATCAGGACGAACAATCAAATTACCCAGTTAGTCCACTATCTATTACAGAAGATGTATTACATGACTTTTACGCCCAGTATCCAGATAAAGGCATATTTGGTATCGGCGGTGACCATTCAATCAGTTACCCATTAACTAAGGCCTATTTACAAGCTAAAAAGGCCAATGGAAAACGTACGGCGATTATTCACTTTGATGCTCACACCGATTTACTCAAGGAGCGATTAGGTATCGATTTATGTTTTGGCTCTTGGTGTACGCACATATTGGAAGATCTTCATGAGAACCATCATTTAATTCAAGTAGGCATTCGCTCTAGCGGTAAACCAAAGTCGCACTGGGAAGGCACTTTCGGCGTTAAGCAACATTGGGCCCATGAGATTAAGGAGAAAGGTGTAGACGCTGTAATTGAATCAATCAAGGCACAGTTAGCACCAGAAAATATTGATGAGCTTTATGTCAGTTTTGATATTGACGCTCTCGATGAAGAATTTGCTTCTGCAACAGGCACGCCAGAGCCGAATGGCTTATCGCCAGAAGAAGCAATGAAGATACTAAAAGCGCTTGCAGATAATTACCCAATTACAGGCGCAGATATGATGGAAATTGCTCCATTTACAGACAGTTCAGGTCGAGGCGCAGTAAGTGCGACAAGTACCCTAAATGCGGCGTCAGAAATTTCTGCTTTCTTGCTTAATCAGATGAACAAAAACTAG
- the topA gene encoding type I DNA topoisomerase, protein MAKSLVIVESPAKAKTINKYLGKDYIVKSSVGHVRDLPTSSTGKKVATKPAAEVRKMSPEAKAKYKAKRDRLALVNRMGIDPDKDWQAQYQILPGKEKVVAELQKIAATADTIYLATDLDREGEAIAWHLKEIIGGGDDKFRRVVFNEITENAIQQAFATPGELSMPGVNAQQARRFLDRVVGFMVSPLLWKKVARGLSAGRVQSVAVKLVVEKERQIKAFDPQEFWDVSADTVNSDGIKLQLDVTHDGGKAFKPNNKKQTDTALAILEKAEYKVAKREDKPSKSTPSAPFITSTLQQAASTKLGFGVKRTMGLAQRLYEAGHITYMRTDSTNLSADAVSMARSYISDTFGDNYLPEKAKVYGSKGNAQEAHEAIRPSNVKLESAFMEGIEADAKKLYELIWRQFVACQMTAARYDVSTITVSADKFDLKAKGRVMKFDGWTRVHPQLSKGDDRHLPDLSIGEVLTLKALEPAQHFTKPPARFGEASLVKELEKRSIGRPSTYASIISTIQDRGYVRLDKKRFYAEKMGEIVTDSLSTSFSNLMSYDFTANMEQELDNIAGGEIEWKLVLDQFYENFKGQLANADMPTEEGGMPANEPVITDIDCPTCGRKMGIRTASTGVFLGCSGYALPPKERCTTTMNLTPGEEAEDVNVLAEDQETEALRAMHRCKKCSTAMDSYLIDETRKLHVCGNNPQCDGFELEKGEFKIKGYDGPVLECDRCSAEMQLKSGRFGKYFDCTNEECKNTRKLLANGEAAPPKEDPVHLPELPCEKSDAHFVLRDGAAGIFMAASSFPRSRETRAPKVAELQRFRDRISPKFYYLADAPAEDPQGNLAVVRYSRKTKEQYVMTEIEGKATGWVAKFVDGKWVEEQTKKAAKKPAKKSTKKKA, encoded by the coding sequence ATGGCAAAATCTCTGGTAATTGTGGAATCGCCAGCCAAAGCGAAAACAATTAACAAGTATCTTGGTAAGGATTACATCGTAAAATCTAGTGTTGGTCACGTGCGTGACCTTCCAACGAGTAGTACTGGCAAAAAAGTAGCAACTAAGCCTGCGGCTGAAGTAAGAAAAATGTCACCAGAGGCCAAGGCGAAATATAAAGCAAAGCGTGATCGCCTAGCCTTAGTCAATCGAATGGGTATTGACCCAGATAAAGACTGGCAAGCACAATATCAAATATTGCCCGGTAAAGAAAAAGTAGTTGCCGAATTACAAAAAATTGCAGCAACTGCTGACACTATCTATCTCGCGACCGATTTGGATAGAGAGGGAGAGGCAATTGCGTGGCACTTGAAAGAGATCATTGGTGGTGGCGATGATAAGTTTCGCCGCGTAGTATTTAACGAAATTACTGAAAACGCGATTCAACAAGCCTTCGCTACGCCAGGTGAGTTAAGTATGCCTGGAGTTAATGCTCAGCAGGCGCGTCGATTTTTAGACCGCGTTGTTGGCTTTATGGTGAGCCCTCTACTTTGGAAAAAGGTTGCCAGAGGCTTATCAGCTGGGCGTGTTCAGTCTGTCGCGGTGAAGTTAGTGGTTGAAAAAGAACGTCAAATTAAGGCGTTTGATCCGCAAGAATTTTGGGATGTTTCTGCAGATACCGTAAACAGTGACGGTATTAAGTTACAACTTGATGTCACCCACGATGGCGGTAAAGCTTTCAAACCTAATAATAAAAAGCAGACAGATACTGCTTTAGCGATTTTAGAAAAAGCAGAGTATAAAGTTGCGAAGCGTGAAGATAAACCATCGAAAAGCACGCCATCTGCTCCATTTATTACCTCAACACTTCAACAAGCGGCAAGTACAAAATTAGGCTTTGGTGTAAAACGTACGATGGGTCTAGCACAGCGTCTGTATGAAGCTGGCCATATAACGTATATGCGTACCGATTCAACCAATCTGAGTGCCGATGCAGTATCGATGGCACGCAGTTATATTAGCGATACTTTTGGCGATAACTACTTACCAGAAAAAGCTAAAGTTTATGGCAGTAAAGGAAATGCGCAAGAGGCGCATGAAGCGATCCGCCCTTCAAATGTCAAACTTGAATCTGCTTTTATGGAAGGTATTGAAGCCGATGCCAAGAAATTGTATGAACTGATTTGGCGTCAATTTGTTGCTTGTCAAATGACCGCTGCTCGCTATGACGTATCAACCATTACGGTATCTGCCGATAAGTTCGACTTAAAAGCAAAAGGTCGTGTGATGAAGTTTGATGGTTGGACACGCGTTCACCCACAACTTTCAAAAGGTGATGATAGACACTTGCCTGATTTAAGCATTGGCGAAGTGCTTACACTTAAAGCTCTAGAGCCTGCTCAGCACTTTACTAAGCCGCCGGCTCGTTTTGGTGAAGCATCGCTTGTAAAAGAGCTTGAAAAGCGCTCAATTGGTCGCCCATCGACATATGCATCAATAATATCGACCATTCAAGATCGCGGTTATGTCCGTTTAGATAAAAAACGATTCTATGCAGAAAAGATGGGTGAAATAGTTACTGATAGTTTATCAACTAGTTTCAGCAACTTAATGAGCTACGATTTCACCGCCAATATGGAGCAAGAGCTTGATAATATTGCAGGTGGTGAAATTGAATGGAAATTGGTGCTTGATCAATTCTATGAAAACTTTAAAGGTCAGTTAGCCAATGCTGATATGCCGACAGAAGAAGGTGGCATGCCAGCTAATGAGCCGGTAATTACTGATATTGATTGTCCTACCTGTGGCCGCAAAATGGGCATTCGTACCGCATCTACCGGTGTTTTCCTTGGTTGTTCTGGTTATGCTTTACCGCCAAAAGAACGCTGTACAACGACAATGAACCTTACGCCTGGTGAAGAGGCTGAAGATGTCAATGTATTAGCAGAAGATCAAGAAACTGAAGCCTTACGTGCGATGCATCGCTGCAAGAAGTGCTCAACAGCGATGGACAGCTACTTGATCGATGAAACACGTAAATTGCACGTATGTGGTAATAACCCTCAGTGTGATGGCTTTGAACTGGAAAAAGGTGAATTCAAAATCAAAGGCTATGATGGCCCAGTTTTGGAATGTGACCGCTGTAGTGCGGAAATGCAGCTGAAATCCGGTCGATTTGGTAAGTACTTTGATTGTACCAATGAAGAGTGTAAGAACACCCGCAAATTATTGGCTAATGGAGAAGCTGCTCCACCAAAAGAAGATCCGGTGCACTTGCCAGAGCTACCTTGTGAAAAATCAGATGCGCATTTTGTACTTCGTGATGGTGCTGCGGGTATATTTATGGCGGCAAGCTCATTCCCGCGTTCTCGCGAGACTAGAGCCCCTAAAGTAGCAGAGTTACAACGTTTTAGGGATAGAATTTCACCGAAATTTTATTATCTAGCCGATGCGCCAGCAGAAGATCCTCAAGGCAATCTTGCGGTTGTTCGTTATAGTCGAAAAACCAAAGAACAATACGTGATGACCGAGATTGAAGGGAAAGCGACCGGCTGGGTAGCTAAATTTGTAGACGGTAAGTGGGTTGAAGAGCAAACCAAGAAAGCCGCTAAGAAACCCGCTAAAAAATCCACTAAAAAGAAAGCCTAG
- a CDS encoding amidohydrolase, which produces MVKYQLSLFIFLFCSVISTSICAKEPVDILIINGRVLTMDDQLNEYSCGVVAIKGNRIVAIGPQSMAQRYQAQTTLDVDGDIVMPGLINAHTHASMSLFRSLGDDVANRLHNYIFPLEKAFVSREMVYKGARLGNLEMLKGGVTTYADMYYFEEEVAKAVDEMGLRAVLGQSIIKYPQADAKTPKDAIELTEQFIKKYKGHPRITPAFAPHGPYTNSTDDLKTVARLSLEYDVPVLTHLAESKKEQNVIAKRSGGLSPIAYLESIGALNEKLVGAHVILAGEQDIALLKKHQVGVAHNMSANIKSAKGVSPVVEMLKQHVDVGLGTDGPMSGNTLSLIDEFNQVAKVHKLWHQDRSLMPAIDVIKMATIGSARALNLAKEIGSLELGKRADIIVISTKSPNMTPIYNPYSALVYSANATDVQHSIVDGRLLMKNRNVLTADEKEIIDQATAFSQEIKQSLLQQGKSIL; this is translated from the coding sequence ATGGTTAAGTATCAATTAAGCTTATTTATCTTTCTTTTCTGCTCTGTAATCTCGACCTCAATTTGTGCTAAAGAGCCTGTAGATATCTTAATCATCAATGGTCGAGTGTTGACCATGGATGATCAACTCAACGAATACTCCTGTGGCGTGGTTGCAATAAAAGGAAACCGAATCGTCGCTATAGGCCCTCAATCAATGGCACAAAGGTATCAGGCACAAACAACACTGGATGTTGACGGTGATATTGTCATGCCTGGTTTGATCAATGCGCACACCCATGCCTCGATGTCACTATTTCGTTCATTGGGAGATGATGTAGCTAACCGATTGCATAACTATATTTTCCCATTGGAGAAGGCCTTTGTGTCTCGTGAGATGGTTTATAAAGGGGCGCGCCTTGGCAACTTGGAAATGCTTAAAGGTGGAGTGACGACCTACGCCGATATGTATTACTTTGAAGAAGAAGTTGCAAAAGCAGTTGATGAAATGGGCTTACGAGCAGTATTGGGCCAATCCATCATCAAATATCCACAAGCTGATGCAAAAACGCCCAAAGACGCTATTGAGCTTACAGAGCAGTTCATAAAAAAATATAAAGGACATCCGCGTATTACTCCGGCATTTGCTCCACATGGCCCCTACACTAATTCTACAGACGACCTAAAAACCGTTGCACGCCTTTCATTAGAATACGATGTTCCCGTACTTACACACCTAGCCGAGTCTAAAAAAGAACAAAATGTTATCGCAAAACGAAGTGGTGGTTTGTCACCAATCGCTTACTTGGAAAGCATAGGTGCGTTAAACGAAAAGCTTGTTGGTGCGCATGTCATATTGGCCGGTGAACAAGATATAGCTTTACTAAAAAAGCATCAGGTTGGTGTTGCTCACAACATGAGTGCAAATATTAAGTCAGCTAAAGGCGTCTCACCTGTGGTTGAAATGTTGAAGCAACATGTAGATGTTGGGCTTGGCACTGACGGGCCTATGTCTGGCAATACATTAAGCTTGATTGATGAATTTAATCAAGTCGCGAAAGTTCATAAACTATGGCATCAAGACCGTAGTTTGATGCCAGCCATTGATGTTATCAAAATGGCAACTATAGGTAGCGCTCGTGCGCTTAATCTAGCAAAAGAAATTGGCTCACTTGAGCTTGGCAAACGAGCAGACATTATTGTTATTAGTACTAAATCTCCCAACATGACACCTATCTATAACCCTTATTCCGCACTGGTATATTCAGCAAATGCTACAGATGTTCAGCACAGCATTGTCGATGGTAGGTTACTAATGAAAAACAGAAACGTATTAACCGCAGACGAAAAAGAAATTATCGATCAAGCGACAGCTTTTAGCCAAGAAATAAAACAAAGTTTGCTTCAGCAAGGAAAAAGCATTTTATAG
- a CDS encoding TonB-dependent receptor, whose amino-acid sequence MKLNVLTRSIKASLCLLPLTLPSTALAEDAVEGESAKLEVIQVTAQRRVQNSKEVPVSVSVMRDELLDASSAGGADIRFMSARIPSLKIESSFGRAFPRFYMRGLGNPDYDLNASQPVSLIYDDVVQENPLLKGFPVFDVESVEVLRGPQGTLFGRNTPAGLVKFTSKRPTQDTEGYFSTSYGSLDSITTEGALSGALTDTISARVSLSSQTRDDWIDNKAEGHEEEDVLGGYDDHAAKIQLLYQPNDNFSALFNYHYRDLNGTPTVNYASAIKPGTNELVDDFERDEIYHDAADRATQTVKVNGGSLTLEYVMQDYTLTSVTGYESVVAFSRADVDGGYNPEDGSDGLGKVNSFTVESADGIPEHSQITQEFRVASNELGRLDYQFGLFIFAEDVEIDSFNYNADGTVKRHLVQNQKTDAWALFASADYDLTERLNVTAGIRYSDDKKDFDAERIVWTDSYAQFEENVEDSAISWDLSASYKYSNDTNLYARLAKGFRAPSIQGRVIKGDAEPSVADSETIHSIEVGVKSDVLDGAGRVNFDIYYFQMNDQQVTAQSTFDESAQKELINLDKTIGYGSELDFQYAMTENVTVTAGISYNYTEIQDEDAAIAACSFCEINDPVDENGLVGVDGKSLPRAPEWIGNFTISYYADLGEGEFYAYTDWSYTSEVEFNLMGAEEMSQDAYLEGGLRMGYLWSSSYYDYEVATFARNITDETAIIGGLTINNLAAIVNEGRSLGAEFKMSF is encoded by the coding sequence ATGAAACTTAACGTTTTAACAAGAAGTATCAAGGCATCTTTGTGCTTACTCCCTTTGACATTGCCATCGACTGCATTAGCAGAAGATGCAGTGGAGGGGGAATCAGCCAAACTTGAGGTGATCCAAGTTACGGCGCAGCGCCGTGTACAAAACTCAAAAGAAGTGCCGGTGTCGGTGTCTGTTATGAGAGATGAATTACTTGACGCCTCTTCAGCAGGTGGTGCTGACATTCGCTTTATGTCTGCACGTATCCCGAGCTTAAAGATTGAATCTTCGTTTGGCCGTGCCTTTCCTCGTTTTTATATGCGAGGCTTAGGCAACCCAGACTATGATCTCAATGCATCTCAACCTGTGTCACTGATTTATGATGACGTCGTTCAAGAAAACCCTTTGCTAAAAGGCTTTCCTGTGTTTGACGTAGAGAGCGTTGAAGTACTTCGAGGTCCTCAAGGAACGTTATTTGGTCGCAATACGCCAGCTGGACTTGTTAAATTCACATCTAAGCGTCCGACACAAGACACAGAGGGATATTTCTCAACGTCATACGGCAGCTTGGACAGCATTACAACGGAAGGCGCACTCAGCGGTGCATTGACAGATACGATATCGGCACGAGTGTCTTTGTCTAGTCAAACGCGTGACGATTGGATTGATAATAAAGCTGAAGGCCATGAGGAAGAAGATGTATTAGGTGGTTACGACGATCATGCTGCTAAAATTCAATTGCTTTATCAACCGAATGATAATTTCTCAGCACTATTTAACTATCACTACCGTGATTTAAATGGTACGCCAACGGTTAACTACGCAAGTGCAATTAAGCCTGGTACGAATGAACTGGTTGACGATTTTGAACGAGATGAAATCTACCATGATGCTGCGGATCGAGCCACGCAAACCGTTAAAGTCAACGGTGGCAGCTTAACATTAGAGTACGTGATGCAAGATTACACGCTAACATCAGTGACAGGATATGAGTCTGTTGTTGCGTTCTCTCGTGCCGATGTTGACGGTGGTTATAACCCAGAAGATGGCTCTGACGGATTAGGGAAAGTAAATAGCTTTACTGTAGAAAGTGCTGATGGCATTCCTGAACATAGCCAGATCACTCAAGAGTTTCGTGTGGCATCAAATGAACTAGGCCGCTTGGATTATCAATTCGGTTTGTTCATTTTTGCTGAAGATGTAGAAATTGATAGTTTTAACTACAATGCGGACGGCACAGTTAAGCGTCATTTGGTTCAAAATCAAAAAACAGATGCATGGGCATTATTTGCTTCCGCTGACTATGACCTAACTGAGCGATTAAATGTTACTGCCGGTATCCGTTATTCCGATGATAAAAAAGACTTTGATGCAGAGCGTATTGTGTGGACCGATAGTTATGCGCAGTTTGAAGAAAATGTTGAAGATTCAGCCATCAGTTGGGATTTAAGCGCAAGCTATAAATACTCAAATGACACGAACTTATACGCACGTCTAGCGAAAGGTTTTAGAGCACCTAGTATTCAAGGCCGCGTGATCAAAGGTGATGCGGAGCCAAGTGTAGCGGACTCTGAAACGATTCATTCAATAGAAGTAGGTGTTAAATCAGATGTTTTAGATGGTGCAGGTCGCGTTAACTTTGATATTTACTATTTCCAAATGAATGATCAACAAGTGACGGCACAATCAACATTTGATGAAAGTGCCCAAAAAGAGCTGATCAATTTAGACAAAACTATTGGCTATGGCTCTGAATTAGACTTTCAGTACGCCATGACTGAAAACGTTACGGTTACAGCCGGTATTAGTTATAACTACACCGAAATTCAAGATGAAGATGCTGCGATCGCCGCTTGTTCATTCTGTGAAATCAACGATCCTGTTGATGAGAATGGCCTAGTGGGTGTTGACGGTAAGTCGCTACCACGTGCTCCTGAATGGATTGGTAACTTCACCATTAGCTACTATGCTGATCTTGGCGAAGGTGAATTTTATGCATACACCGATTGGTCTTATACCAGTGAAGTTGAGTTTAACTTAATGGGAGCTGAAGAAATGTCTCAAGACGCTTATTTGGAAGGCGGATTGAGAATGGGCTACCTTTGGAGCTCATCTTACTATGACTATGAAGTGGCTACATTTGCACGTAACATCACAGATGAAACAGCAATCATTGGTGGTTTAACGATAAATAACTTAGCAGCTATAGTTAACGAAGGACGTTCATTAGGGGCTGAGTTTAAAATGAGCTTCTAA
- a CDS encoding ribosome recycling factor family protein — protein sequence MVTKIKPIILPSFLRRTMKAYALKAHIRGLNCELNRIGRSRNWKLVADKQQLLAIINVIEGSEEESWQWLAKFLRKQQEAFTFEELVFIATQNSGITVNQLMARTDCTIAQARKVIDELEFLD from the coding sequence GTGGTAACTAAGATCAAACCAATAATTTTGCCTTCATTTTTACGGCGGACAATGAAAGCGTACGCACTAAAAGCTCACATACGTGGTCTTAATTGTGAACTTAATCGTATTGGCCGCTCTAGAAATTGGAAACTTGTTGCTGATAAACAACAACTGCTTGCCATCATTAACGTGATAGAAGGCTCTGAAGAGGAAAGTTGGCAGTGGCTAGCAAAATTCTTACGAAAACAGCAAGAAGCATTTACGTTTGAGGAATTAGTTTTTATTGCCACACAAAACTCAGGCATTACCGTGAATCAGTTAATGGCGCGAACTGACTGTACGATCGCACAAGCAAGAAAAGTGATTGATGAACTGGAATTTCTCGACTAG
- the cysB gene encoding HTH-type transcriptional regulator CysB translates to MKLQQLRYIVEVLNNNLNVSATAESLFTSQPGISKQVRMLEDELGIQIFGRSGKHLTHVTSAGHEVITIATEILSKVEAIKAVAREHTQPDEGKLRIATTHTQARYALPDVIKGFIKKYPKVSLHMYQGTPAQISDSAAKGDADFAIATESLHLYSDLIMLPCYHWNRSIIVRKDHPLATKKNLTIADIAQYSLVTYVFGFTGRSELDTAFSNAGCEPKVVFTATDADVIKTYVRLGVGIGVIATMAMDDNTDSDLVTLDASHLFKASTTKIGFRRGTFLRGYMFDFIERFAPHLTRDIVTRAMLLKNNHEIEELMSDIKLPVR, encoded by the coding sequence ATGAAACTTCAGCAGCTTCGTTATATTGTCGAAGTGTTAAACAACAATTTAAACGTTTCTGCAACTGCAGAAAGTTTATTTACTTCTCAACCAGGTATCAGTAAGCAAGTGAGAATGCTTGAAGATGAACTTGGTATTCAAATTTTCGGCCGTAGTGGTAAACACCTAACGCATGTCACCTCTGCGGGACATGAAGTTATTACGATTGCGACAGAAATTTTATCGAAAGTTGAAGCGATAAAGGCGGTTGCCCGAGAGCACACTCAGCCCGATGAAGGTAAATTGAGAATTGCAACGACACATACACAGGCGAGATATGCTTTGCCAGATGTTATCAAGGGGTTTATTAAGAAGTACCCAAAGGTATCTTTGCATATGTATCAAGGAACACCGGCACAAATCAGTGATTCTGCTGCCAAGGGGGATGCGGACTTTGCGATAGCAACCGAATCTCTCCATCTGTACAGCGATTTGATCATGTTGCCGTGTTATCACTGGAATCGTAGTATTATTGTGAGAAAAGATCACCCGTTGGCAACCAAGAAAAATTTAACTATTGCAGATATTGCTCAATATTCATTGGTTACTTATGTCTTTGGCTTTACGGGACGCTCTGAGCTTGATACCGCATTCAGTAACGCAGGATGCGAGCCTAAAGTGGTCTTTACTGCCACAGATGCTGACGTCATCAAGACGTATGTTCGTTTAGGCGTTGGTATCGGCGTAATCGCGACGATGGCAATGGATGACAATACTGATAGTGACCTTGTTACGTTAGATGCAAGTCATTTATTCAAAGCAAGTACTACAAAAATTGGCTTTAGGCGTGGGACGTTCTTACGTGGTTATATGTTTGATTTTATCGAACGATTTGCGCCACATTTAACGCGAGATATTGTAACTCGTGCGATGTTGCTTAAAAATAATCACGAAATAGAAGAACTGATGTCAGACATAAAATTACCCGTTCGCTAA
- a CDS encoding L-serine ammonia-lyase: MISVFDMFSIGIGPSSSHTVGPMRAAKLFVEHLEQENLLGSVDRVRTELFGSLGQTGIGHGTGKAVILGLAGQSPESIPVDSIETLLNQTVNSQKIELNGTHKVAFPKDTAIVYHRRKTLPAHANAMTIFAYQNDQIIKEETYYSIGGGFIVQDCDFEKEKDKALSLHSNIARPHAFSTADELISEATTKGLSISTIMMDNEKCLNDEATIRTGLVNIWQAMKDSVARGMRTEGILPGGLKVHRRAPALHRSLSVEKNVDPLSAMDWVNLFALAVNEENAAGSRVVTAPTNGAAGIIPAVLCYYDKFIKKVDDEDCIRYLLTAAAIGILYKTNATISGAEGGCQAEVGVACSMAAGALTEIMGGSPKQVENAAEIGMEHNLGLTCDPVGGLVQVPCIERNAMGSVKAINASRLALRGTGTHKVSLDKVIKTMWDTGNDMKTKYKETSRGGLAVNIIEC; the protein is encoded by the coding sequence ATGATAAGTGTATTTGATATGTTTTCTATTGGTATCGGGCCATCAAGCTCGCATACTGTTGGACCGATGCGCGCCGCTAAACTATTTGTCGAGCATCTTGAGCAAGAAAACTTACTGGGCTCGGTTGATCGAGTTCGTACTGAATTATTTGGTTCACTGGGCCAAACAGGTATTGGCCACGGCACTGGAAAAGCGGTAATTTTAGGACTTGCCGGGCAATCTCCAGAAAGTATACCAGTTGATAGTATTGAAACATTATTAAACCAGACGGTTAACTCACAAAAAATCGAATTAAATGGTACTCATAAAGTTGCCTTCCCCAAAGACACTGCCATTGTATATCACCGCCGAAAAACGCTGCCGGCACATGCAAATGCAATGACAATATTTGCCTATCAAAATGATCAAATTATTAAAGAAGAAACCTACTACTCCATTGGTGGTGGTTTTATCGTTCAAGATTGTGATTTTGAAAAGGAAAAAGATAAAGCGTTGTCTTTGCACAGCAATATTGCAAGACCTCATGCATTCTCAACGGCAGATGAGCTTATTTCAGAAGCGACCACTAAAGGACTATCCATTAGTACCATCATGATGGACAACGAGAAATGCCTGAATGATGAAGCAACTATCCGCACAGGCTTAGTCAATATCTGGCAAGCAATGAAAGACAGCGTCGCACGCGGCATGCGTACAGAAGGCATTTTGCCTGGAGGATTAAAAGTGCACCGCCGCGCCCCAGCGTTACATCGCTCTTTATCTGTCGAGAAGAATGTTGACCCGCTTTCCGCAATGGACTGGGTTAATTTATTTGCATTAGCCGTCAATGAAGAAAATGCAGCTGGAAGTCGTGTCGTGACTGCACCAACAAACGGTGCTGCAGGCATAATTCCTGCGGTGCTTTGCTACTACGATAAATTTATCAAAAAAGTCGACGATGAAGATTGCATTCGGTACTTACTAACAGCTGCTGCGATTGGCATTTTGTATAAAACCAATGCGACGATCTCTGGCGCTGAAGGTGGCTGTCAGGCTGAAGTAGGTGTAGCTTGTTCGATGGCTGCAGGTGCACTGACAGAAATCATGGGCGGCTCTCCTAAACAAGTCGAAAATGCTGCTGAAATCGGTATGGAGCATAATTTAGGCTTAACGTGTGATCCTGTCGGCGGATTGGTGCAAGTGCCGTGCATTGAGCGCAACGCAATGGGCTCGGTTAAAGCGATTAACGCTTCTAGATTAGCACTTCGCGGCACAGGTACACATAAAGTCTCTTTGGACAAAGTAATAAAAACCATGTGGGATACGGGCAATGATATGAAGACCAAATATAAAGAAACCTCACGAGGTGGCTTAGCAGTGAATATTATTGAATGTTAG
- a CDS encoding CoA pyrophosphatase, which yields MERSEFIKRFKLNSLQPSFHKFIYPKQTRAAAVLIAITEMDDQLSILLTKRAAHLKHHPGQISFPGGKVEPFDPDHIATALREAEEEIGLPQQNVEIIGQLKPYQTITGYVVTPIVAVIKQPEQYIQDHNEVAEIFHVPLHHFMSAENHHKVETFHKGKSHLIYFMPYKQYNIWGATAAMMADLVNHIK from the coding sequence ATGGAAAGAAGCGAGTTTATAAAACGTTTCAAACTGAATTCACTTCAGCCTTCATTCCATAAATTTATTTACCCCAAGCAAACCAGAGCCGCCGCAGTGCTTATAGCCATTACTGAAATGGACGATCAATTGTCCATTTTACTAACAAAACGTGCAGCACATTTAAAGCATCATCCAGGACAAATTAGTTTTCCCGGCGGTAAGGTTGAGCCTTTTGATCCCGATCATATAGCTACAGCACTAAGAGAAGCGGAAGAAGAAATTGGTTTACCACAGCAAAACGTTGAAATTATTGGTCAGTTAAAGCCCTACCAAACCATCACAGGTTATGTTGTCACGCCCATTGTTGCCGTGATCAAACAACCAGAACAATATATTCAGGATCATAATGAAGTGGCTGAAATATTTCATGTACCATTACATCATTTTATGAGCGCTGAAAACCATCACAAAGTAGAAACTTTTCACAAAGGAAAAAGTCATTTAATCTACTTTATGCCCTATAAGCAATATAATATTTGGGGTGCCACTGCCGCCATGATGGCCGATCTGGTGAACCACATCAAATAA